Proteins encoded together in one Vigna angularis cultivar LongXiaoDou No.4 chromosome 5, ASM1680809v1, whole genome shotgun sequence window:
- the LOC128196571 gene encoding ervatamin-B-like, protein MASSSQKQYVLALFLLFAVGISQVMSRKLHETSLRERHEQWMQDYNKVYKDAAEKEKRFQIFKDNVEFIESFNAAANKPYKLGVNHFADLTVEEFKTFRNGLKRPHEFSTTPFKYENVTAIPAAIDWRTKGAVTPIKNQGQCGSCWAFSTVAATEGIHQIATGKLVSLSEQELVDCDTKGVDQGCEGGYMEDGFEFIIKNGGITSEANYPYKAADGSCKKESTAVAEIKGYEKVPPKSEKALQKAVANQPVSVSIDADGSGFMFYSSGIYSGECGTELDHGVTAVGYGIANGTEYWLVKNSWGTEWGEEGYVRMQRGISASHGLCGIALDSSYPTL, encoded by the exons ATGGCTTCCAGCAGCCAAAAACAATACGTTTTAGCTCTGTTCCTTCTCTTTGCAGTTGGAATTTCCCAAGTGATGTCCCGCAAGCTGCATGAGACATCCTTGAGAGAAAGACATGAACAATGGATGCAAGATTATAACAAAGTGTATAAGGACGCGGCAGAGAAGGAAAAACGTTTCCAGATATTCAAGGACAATGTGGAGTTCATTGAATCATTCAATGCTGCTGCCAACAAACCCTACAAGCTTGGAGTTAATCACTTTGCTGACCTCACAGTTGAGGAGTTCAAGACTTTCCGTAATGGATTGAAGAGGCCACACGAGTTTAGCACCACACCATTTAAGTATGAAAACGTGACTGCTATTCCTGCAGCCATAGACTGGAGGACAAAAGGAGCTGTTACTCCAATCAAAAACCAAGGTCAATGTG GGAGCTGTTGGGCATTTTCAACTGTGGCTGCAACTGAGGGTATACACCAGATAGCGACAGGAAAACTGGTGTCGCTTTCAGAGCAAGAGCTAGTGGACTGTGACACAAAAGGTGTGGACCAAGGGTGTGAAGGGGGTTACATGGAAGATGGGTTtgaattcattataaaaaatggTGGAATCACGAGTGAGGCAAACTACCCCTATAAGGCAGCTGATGGGTCTTGCAAGAAAGAAAGCACAGCAGTGGCTGAAATAAAAGGGTATGAGAAGGTTCCTCCGAAGAGTGAGAAGGCACTGCAGAAAGCTGTGGCTAACCAACCAGTGTCAGTTTCTATCGATGCAGATGGTTCAGGTTTCATGTTTTACTCGAGTGGAATATACTCAGGAGAATGTGGAACTGAACTTGACCATGGTGTTACTGCAGTGGGTTATGGCATTGCTAATGGAACTGAGTATTGGTTGGTGAAGAATTCATGGGGCACAGAGTGGGGTGAGGAAGGGTATGTGAGGATGCAGAGAGGTATATCTGCCAGCCATGGTTTATGTGGAATTGCCTTGGATTCCTCTTATCCAACTCTGTGA
- the LOC128196685 gene encoding uncharacterized protein LOC128196685, whose translation MSFETEGREPKNAKNPKTQRTQKRRERKNTENAKTQRTQKHRERKNTENAKTQRTQKHRERKNTENAKTQRTQKHRERKNTENAKTQRTQKRREPNETLAAPPPPHHQLALVGPSSGLWFSITSPFGSSPTKARSTASRQPPPTKLESRLPQCRQAPNRNPKSKPRTGTVTPRTTSHLHEHGSSRRGDQVAAAAPTYDKSRLNLKRNKGRRDLAATLL comes from the coding sequence atgAGTTTTGAAACTGAAGGCAGAGAACCCAAAAACGCAAAGAACCCAAAAACGCAAAGAACCCAAAAACGCAGAGAACGCAAAAACACAGAGAACGCAAAAACACAGAGAACGCAAAAACACAGAGAACGCAAAAACACAGAGAACGCAAAAACACAGAGAACGCAAAAACACAGAGAACGCAAAAACACAGAGAACGCAAAAACACAGAGAACGCAAAAACACAGAGAACGCAAAAACACAGAGAACGCAAAAACGCAGAGAACCCAAAAACGCAGAGAACCCAACGAAACCCTCGCCGCGCCACCACCGCCGCACCATCAGCTCGCCCTTGTCGGTCCATCGTCGGGCCTTTGGTTTTCCATCACCTCGCCCTTCGGTTCATCCCCTACGAAGGCGAGATCCACCGCCAGCCGTCAGCCGCCACCAACGAAGCTTGAGTCGCGCCTCCCACAGTGTCGCCAAGCCCCAAATCGAAACCCTAAATCGAAGCCGCGGACAGGGACCGTCACGCCGCGGACAACCTCCCACCTCCACGAACACGGATCGTCACGCCGGGGAGATCAAGTCGCGGCGGCCGCCCCTACCTACGATAAATCGCGTCTGAACCTGAAAAGAAACAAGGGAAGAAGAGATCTCGCCGCCACCTTGCTCTGA